The region AACCCACCGTAGTTCGGGCCTATTCCGCAGTCAAGGCGGTCCCAGGACTCGTCGCGCCGCCCGGTATGGCGGCCGGATGTCAGGGCTGCACCCTCACGAGGAATGACCGGGTCTCCACCGGGGTGGCGTCCCAGGGTGTGCCGTAGGTGAACCGCACCTCCACGTCCCCTGGCGTGCGCGCCGCCAGGCGGGCCACGTGCCGCGGCGGCTGGTCGGCGGCGAAGCTCTCCGACACCATCGCCACCCCCGGCGAGGAGACGGCGGAGCGCCACAGGTGGGCGGGCCGGGGGGACGTGGCCAGCACCAGCTCGAACTCCTGCCCGACACGGACGTCGATCGTCTCGGTGACGTGTGCCTGGGGAGCACCGC is a window of Acidimicrobiales bacterium DNA encoding:
- a CDS encoding protease inhibitor I42 family protein, with translation GAPQAHVTETIDVRVGQEFELVLATSPRPAHLWRSAVSSPGVAMVSESFAADQPPRHVARLAARTPGDVEVRFTYGTPWDATPVETRSFLVRVQP